One genomic region from Cardinium endosymbiont of Dermatophagoides farinae encodes:
- a CDS encoding phenylalanine--tRNA ligase subunit beta — MLLLQELIPSTEACQVIEHYPTPLVHFTIPIAYAEIIRCLGKTIDPATIKQILTDLEIAIEAETEQGFTAKVPPYRVDVTRKADLIEEIARIYGYDRIPNYLAAAYLSPENSIDQAYKVAEEVSKMLVANGYYEICTNSLTKEAYTAIEPTEKAVSILNPLSESTGILRPTLLFSGLEVIAYNLARRQHDLKLFELGTIYSQDGASYHEEKRLALWLTGQIEPPNWVRQLGPVTLHSIRATIEQLIQKLGITELSYSTVTHPFYIQAVQGRYKEAVVMTFGQLQPSILDCLSQPVFFADIDWSHLLEISKPHKIYEPISKFPAVKRDLSLIVDKAVLFQNIKALILKQGHKAIQEINLFDIYEGAHLPADKKSYAIRFTLQDKEKTLDDKSIDQIMDQLIQTFERDLNVIIRR; from the coding sequence GTGCTATTATTACAAGAGCTGATTCCATCTACAGAAGCATGCCAAGTCATAGAACACTACCCCACACCATTGGTACATTTTACCATTCCTATTGCTTACGCAGAAATTATCCGATGCTTGGGTAAAACGATTGACCCAGCCACTATTAAGCAAATTTTAACAGACTTAGAAATAGCTATTGAAGCAGAAACCGAACAAGGTTTTACCGCAAAAGTACCACCTTATAGAGTAGATGTTACCAGAAAAGCAGACCTGATTGAAGAAATTGCACGCATATATGGCTACGATCGCATACCCAACTATTTAGCTGCTGCTTACCTCTCCCCTGAAAACAGCATAGATCAAGCCTATAAGGTAGCAGAAGAAGTTAGTAAAATGTTGGTAGCCAACGGCTATTATGAAATATGCACCAATTCTTTAACCAAAGAGGCTTACACAGCCATAGAACCTACTGAAAAAGCAGTCTCTATCCTTAACCCACTGAGTGAATCTACTGGTATCTTGCGTCCTACGCTGCTTTTTAGCGGCTTAGAAGTCATCGCCTATAATCTTGCACGCCGTCAGCATGACTTAAAGTTATTTGAATTGGGTACAATCTATAGCCAAGATGGTGCATCATACCACGAAGAAAAAAGACTAGCCCTTTGGCTTACCGGTCAAATAGAACCACCCAACTGGGTCCGTCAACTGGGTCCTGTAACCTTACACAGTATACGGGCTACTATAGAACAACTCATACAAAAGTTAGGCATTACAGAACTATCTTATAGCACTGTAACACACCCATTCTATATACAAGCCGTTCAAGGAAGATATAAAGAAGCAGTGGTAATGACCTTTGGTCAACTTCAGCCATCTATTCTAGATTGCCTTTCTCAACCTGTTTTTTTTGCAGATATAGATTGGAGCCATCTATTAGAGATAAGCAAACCTCATAAAATTTATGAGCCTATCTCTAAATTTCCTGCTGTTAAAAGAGACCTCTCTTTGATCGTCGATAAAGCTGTGCTATTCCAAAACATAAAAGCGCTCATTCTAAAGCAGGGCCATAAAGCTATTCAAGAGATCAATCTTTTTGATATCTACGAGGGGGCACATTTACCAGCAGATAAAAAATCTTATGCCATTCGTTTTACGCTACAGGATAAAGAAAAGACACTAGATGACAAAAGTATTGACCAAATCATGGATCAGCTGATTCAAACTTTTGAACGTGATTTAAATGTCATCATTAGAAGATAA
- a CDS encoding phenylalanine--tRNA ligase subunit beta: MKISLNWLKSSIDCSLKAADIAPLLTQSGLEVAHIHSTIKGGLEGLIIGDVVSCLPHPNADRLKQTLVDIGSDRRCTIVCGAPNVAVGQKVVVAPVGSTIYNYVDQSSFQIKKIKIRGVWSEGMICAADEIGIGPAHDGIIVLTTTLPAGTPAKDYFKPLLDEVLEIEITPNRADACSHLGVARELKAILHLPITLPSIKDFHSVRCDRALTIAHIDAALCPRYTGLLLKNISIQPSPEWLRTRLSHIGVKPINNVVDVTNFVLHELGQPLHAFDYDTIIGRSLMVQPCAPATLFTGLDDVARKLAGHELMICDEAGPIAMAGILGGLRTRITDATRDVFIESAYFNPSVIRRAAQHHNLKTDASFRFERGTDPNLPFMH, from the coding sequence ATGAAAATATCTTTAAATTGGCTTAAATCCTCTATTGATTGTTCTTTAAAGGCCGCTGATATAGCACCTCTTTTAACCCAGAGCGGACTAGAAGTTGCCCATATACATTCTACTATTAAGGGTGGTTTAGAAGGGCTTATAATAGGTGATGTAGTATCCTGCCTGCCCCACCCTAATGCAGATAGGTTAAAGCAAACCTTAGTGGATATTGGATCAGATAGGCGCTGCACTATTGTTTGTGGAGCGCCTAATGTAGCAGTCGGGCAAAAGGTAGTGGTCGCCCCAGTAGGCAGTACGATTTATAATTATGTAGACCAATCTTCTTTTCAAATTAAAAAAATTAAAATTAGGGGGGTATGGTCTGAAGGAATGATTTGTGCAGCAGATGAAATTGGCATCGGCCCAGCGCATGATGGCATTATAGTACTAACCACTACATTGCCTGCAGGAACCCCTGCTAAAGACTACTTCAAACCGCTATTAGATGAAGTCTTAGAAATTGAGATTACACCCAACAGAGCAGATGCCTGTTCACACCTAGGTGTGGCCAGAGAGCTTAAAGCTATTTTGCACCTGCCTATTACGCTTCCTTCTATTAAAGATTTTCATTCGGTAAGATGCGACCGGGCATTAACAATAGCCCATATAGATGCTGCACTATGCCCACGCTACACTGGCCTATTGCTTAAAAATATCTCTATACAACCTTCTCCCGAATGGTTGCGTACCAGGCTATCACATATTGGCGTCAAACCTATTAACAATGTAGTAGATGTAACCAATTTTGTATTACATGAATTGGGGCAACCATTACATGCTTTTGATTACGATACCATCATCGGTAGATCACTTATGGTTCAGCCATGCGCTCCAGCTACTTTATTTACAGGTTTGGACGACGTAGCAAGAAAACTAGCTGGTCACGAGCTAATGATTTGTGATGAAGCAGGTCCTATAGCAATGGCTGGCATTTTAGGAGGGCTCAGGACACGCATCACCGATGCTACAAGAGATGTGTTTATAGAAAGTGCCTATTTTAATCCATCGGTTATACGTCGTGCTGCCCAACACCATAACCTTAAAACTGATGCTTCTTTTCGATTTGAACGTGGAACAGATCCCAACCTTCCCTTTATGCATTAA
- a CDS encoding cell division protein ZapA — translation MESLSIKIKISDRIYPMKVQPEDETFVRVASKTLAERIKEYKKNLGIQDQQDLLAMVAFDCLVAYLKVQEADASKTNALIQKIGSWTDSIEKILQ, via the coding sequence ATGGAATCACTCTCTATAAAAATTAAAATTAGTGATCGGATCTATCCCATGAAGGTACAACCGGAAGATGAGACCTTTGTAAGAGTAGCCAGTAAAACTTTAGCAGAACGGATTAAGGAATATAAAAAAAACCTTGGTATTCAGGATCAACAAGATTTATTAGCTATGGTAGCATTTGATTGTTTGGTAGCCTATTTAAAAGTACAAGAAGCCGATGCAAGCAAAACTAATGCACTTATACAAAAGATAGGCAGTTGGACTGATTCCATTGAAAAAATATTGCAATAG
- a CDS encoding malic enzyme-like NAD(P)-binding protein, which yields MNKTAVTKEEILAYHAQFPAGKIGTCVTKSFHTPRDIITAYTPGVGIICEEIAASNEKVYQYTNKGNSVAVISNGTAVLGYGHIGPLAAKPVMEAKAMILKRFAGVDAFDIEIDATTPEEVIQVIKALAPTFGALNLEDIKAPECFQIEEALMAQLDIPIMHDDQHATAIVTAAALLNALLITNKEIGQVQIVFSGAGAGATATAKLLMALGANPAHIVMCDRKGVIRKDRDDLDSIKAPFATDRPVHTLHDAVIGSDVFIGLSSGNLLMSQSIERMTKDPIIFGLANPMPEISYRDAMAARPDVIFATGRSDYPNQVNNLLAFPYIFRGALDVRATAINGAMQQAAVQAIQKLAQEEVPVAVRKYYGGTIHFGKEYLLPKPMDTRLLSTVSIAVAQAAMDSGVARQPIHDWDAYKMELLERVGHQN from the coding sequence ATGAATAAAACAGCAGTTACCAAAGAAGAAATTCTAGCCTATCACGCGCAGTTTCCTGCTGGCAAGATAGGTACCTGTGTCACCAAATCATTCCATACACCTCGCGATATCATTACAGCTTATACCCCTGGTGTGGGCATTATTTGCGAGGAAATTGCTGCATCTAACGAGAAAGTTTACCAATATACAAATAAAGGCAACTCAGTAGCCGTAATATCCAATGGTACAGCTGTATTAGGGTATGGTCATATTGGCCCGTTAGCTGCTAAACCAGTTATGGAAGCAAAGGCGATGATCCTAAAAAGGTTTGCTGGCGTGGATGCTTTTGACATTGAAATTGATGCAACTACTCCTGAAGAAGTCATACAAGTGATTAAAGCATTGGCACCTACTTTTGGTGCGCTTAACCTAGAGGACATTAAAGCGCCTGAATGCTTTCAGATTGAAGAGGCATTGATGGCTCAATTGGATATACCTATTATGCATGATGACCAGCATGCTACGGCTATTGTAACAGCTGCTGCGCTATTAAATGCCTTATTAATTACAAACAAGGAGATTGGACAGGTGCAGATTGTTTTCAGTGGAGCTGGCGCAGGGGCGACTGCTACGGCAAAGCTTTTGATGGCCTTAGGAGCGAATCCGGCCCATATCGTTATGTGTGATAGAAAAGGGGTGATCCGTAAGGATAGAGATGATCTTGATTCTATTAAAGCGCCCTTTGCTACAGACCGTCCTGTACATACGCTACATGATGCAGTAATTGGATCAGATGTATTTATAGGGCTCTCTTCTGGCAATCTATTAATGAGCCAAAGCATAGAGCGCATGACTAAGGATCCCATTATTTTTGGGTTAGCAAACCCTATGCCAGAAATTTCTTACCGAGATGCTATGGCTGCCAGACCAGATGTGATCTTTGCTACAGGACGTAGCGATTACCCCAACCAAGTCAATAACTTACTTGCTTTTCCTTACATTTTTAGGGGTGCTTTAGATGTACGTGCTACCGCCATTAATGGAGCGATGCAACAAGCTGCGGTACAAGCTATTCAAAAACTGGCACAAGAAGAAGTACCCGTTGCCGTTCGGAAATACTATGGTGGAACGATACATTTTGGAAAAGAATACTTACTCCCTAAGCCCATGGACACACGTTTGCTTTCTACCGTTTCTATAGCTGTTGCGCAGGCTGCTATGGACTCTGGCGTGGCTAGACAGCCTATTCATGATTGGGATGCTTATAAAATGGAGTTATTAGAACGGGTAGGCCATCAGAATTAA